From Microbacterium invictum, the proteins below share one genomic window:
- a CDS encoding acyltransferase family protein, with protein MTESTNDPAAPASTPPAVPPTGRTPLPRAKRRVPLWDNARFACIVLVVLGHAIQRLTYDSQIALGLYLLVYAFHMPAFALISGYFSKSDAPTRRQMARILTDIVVPYIIFEGLWTLTKWLVEGRANPNLTQPSWTLWFLLALAIFRLVLRYLALLRWPLLWTVVISISVGYLPNIDSTLSLSRTLGLLPFFTLGWWLKHHGILERLDLLRRRRWWVRALAIATFAVTGWVCWFFVETWQAIDLRLWLFYEDSYADLAGGAWWGGLVRLALMAIALVLSIAFFALIPRGTHRWTHFGQYTMYVYLLHSFVLYPFRESGVLRDLDPTWIWLPLVIVASVLIAVGLATKPVRTVFRPLVEPRPAWLFDDPTLAGREGRRSDPTGSRRPREDPSRQGKRPRA; from the coding sequence ATGACCGAATCGACCAACGACCCCGCTGCCCCGGCATCCACTCCCCCTGCCGTCCCGCCGACAGGCCGGACGCCCCTGCCCCGCGCGAAGCGGCGAGTGCCGCTGTGGGACAACGCGCGTTTCGCGTGCATCGTCCTGGTGGTGCTCGGGCACGCGATCCAGCGACTCACCTACGATTCCCAGATCGCGCTGGGCCTGTACCTGCTGGTCTACGCGTTCCACATGCCCGCCTTCGCGCTCATCTCGGGCTATTTCTCCAAGTCCGACGCCCCCACCCGGCGCCAGATGGCCCGCATCCTCACCGACATCGTCGTGCCGTACATCATCTTCGAGGGCCTCTGGACCCTCACGAAATGGCTCGTGGAGGGCCGCGCGAACCCGAACCTGACGCAGCCGTCCTGGACGCTGTGGTTCCTGCTGGCCCTCGCGATCTTCCGGCTCGTGCTCCGCTACCTCGCACTGCTGCGCTGGCCACTGCTGTGGACGGTCGTGATCTCGATCAGCGTGGGCTACCTGCCCAACATCGACTCGACCCTGTCACTGTCGCGCACGCTCGGCCTGCTCCCCTTCTTCACCCTGGGGTGGTGGCTGAAGCACCACGGCATCCTGGAGCGCCTCGATCTGCTGCGGCGGCGCCGCTGGTGGGTGCGCGCCCTCGCGATCGCGACGTTCGCGGTCACCGGATGGGTGTGCTGGTTCTTCGTCGAGACCTGGCAGGCGATCGACCTGCGCCTGTGGCTCTTCTACGAAGACAGCTACGCCGACCTCGCCGGCGGTGCCTGGTGGGGCGGGCTGGTGCGGCTCGCGCTCATGGCGATCGCCCTCGTGCTCAGCATCGCCTTCTTCGCCCTGATCCCACGGGGCACGCACCGCTGGACGCACTTCGGCCAGTACACGATGTACGTCTACCTGCTGCACTCCTTCGTGCTCTATCCGTTCCGCGAGTCCGGCGTCCTGCGCGACCTCGATCCGACCTGGATCTGGCTGCCGCTGGTGATCGTGGCCTCCGTGCTGATCGCCGTGGGACTGGCGACCAAGCCGGTGCGCACGGTGTTCCGACCGCTGGTCGAGCCACGGCCCGCATGGCTGTTCGACGACCCGACACTGGCCGGGCGCGAGGGACGCCGCAGCGACCCGACCGGCTCGCGCCGGCCGCGCGAAGACCCGTCGAGGCAGGGCAAGCGGCCGCGCGCCTGA
- a CDS encoding HNH endonuclease, giving the protein MTSAELGAQRAADASGDPDAPRRTVAMIQLDALTRICEHILSCDTPDIPLAGATVIVRLSLEDLEAGTGHAMIDGLSTPISICTARRMAADGGIIPMVLGSDSEILDWGREKRLFTKAQRRALCERDGGCAACGAVVGITKAHHIKWWARHHGTTDLVNGVLLCETCHHQIHDNGWDIRIVGVGTDATVWFIPPAHVDRHRTPRLGGRRRFDYTPAA; this is encoded by the coding sequence ATGACTTCGGCCGAACTCGGCGCGCAGAGAGCGGCCGATGCTTCAGGCGACCCTGACGCCCCACGCCGAACGGTCGCGATGATTCAGCTCGATGCACTCACCCGCATCTGCGAGCACATTCTGTCCTGCGACACCCCCGACATTCCCCTCGCGGGCGCGACGGTGATCGTGCGGCTGAGTCTGGAAGATCTTGAGGCCGGGACCGGACACGCCATGATCGACGGGCTGTCCACGCCGATTTCGATCTGCACCGCCCGGCGGATGGCCGCCGACGGCGGCATCATCCCGATGGTGCTCGGGTCGGACAGTGAGATCCTCGACTGGGGGCGCGAGAAGCGACTGTTCACCAAGGCGCAACGCCGAGCACTCTGCGAACGCGACGGCGGCTGCGCCGCCTGTGGTGCAGTGGTCGGAATAACCAAAGCCCACCACATCAAATGGTGGGCCAGACACCACGGCACCACCGACCTGGTCAACGGGGTATTGCTCTGCGAAACCTGTCATCATCAGATCCACGACAACGGCTGGGATATCCGGATCGTCGGAGTCGGCACCGACGCCACCGTCTGGTTCATCCCACCTGCGCACGTCGACCGACATCGCACCCCACGCCTCGGCGGACGCCGACGTTTCGACTACACCCCCGCTGCGTGA
- the surE gene encoding 5'/3'-nucleotidase SurE yields the protein MTRVLVTNDDGIDAPGLHALARAAVAADHEVIVAAPARQSSGASASIVAAEEDGRIAVERRELTGLDGVPGFAVRGGPGLIALIAAHGAFGEPADVVLSGVNHGANVGRAILHSGTVGAALTGGLNGAWGIAISLDVGMHPEHFHWDAAAEVALSLLPFLVERPRGTVINVNVPNTPGSRGIREAGLAPFGIVQTTLSERGEHHLRLAVEDLPNVPEPGTDAAYLADGWVTVSGLDPVSHVPLGYPESPASTPPASTSPASTQ from the coding sequence GTGACCCGGGTTCTGGTGACCAACGACGACGGCATCGACGCCCCCGGCCTGCACGCCCTGGCACGGGCCGCCGTCGCCGCAGACCATGAGGTCATCGTCGCGGCACCCGCGCGACAGTCCAGCGGGGCGAGCGCCTCGATCGTGGCGGCCGAAGAGGATGGCCGCATCGCCGTCGAACGACGCGAACTGACCGGGCTCGACGGCGTACCGGGCTTCGCGGTACGCGGCGGGCCCGGCCTCATCGCCCTCATCGCCGCGCACGGCGCGTTCGGGGAGCCGGCCGATGTGGTGCTGTCGGGCGTGAATCACGGCGCGAACGTGGGTCGCGCGATCCTGCACTCGGGTACGGTCGGCGCCGCACTGACCGGCGGCCTCAACGGCGCGTGGGGCATCGCCATCTCACTCGACGTCGGCATGCATCCGGAGCACTTCCATTGGGATGCCGCGGCGGAAGTCGCCTTGAGCCTGCTGCCGTTTCTGGTCGAGCGACCCCGCGGCACCGTCATCAACGTCAACGTGCCCAACACGCCGGGCAGCCGCGGCATCCGCGAGGCGGGCCTCGCGCCCTTCGGCATCGTGCAGACCACGCTCAGCGAGCGCGGCGAGCACCACCTGCGCCTGGCGGTCGAAGACCTGCCGAATGTGCCCGAACCGGGGACGGATGCCGCGTACCTCGCCGACGGATGGGTCACGGTCAGTGGGCTCGACCCCGTCTCGCACGTGCCCCTCGGCTACCCAGAGTCCCCGGCATCCACGCCGCCGGCATCCACATCACCGGCATCCACACAATGA
- a CDS encoding DUF167 family protein produces MQITVRVKPGSRKGPLVESDAGSLTLFVRDRAVDGAANDAVVRLLADHFGIPQRDVTILRGHTSRIKRVEVDA; encoded by the coding sequence GTGCAGATCACCGTCCGCGTCAAGCCCGGCAGCCGCAAGGGGCCGCTCGTGGAATCGGATGCCGGCAGTCTCACCCTCTTCGTCCGCGACCGTGCCGTCGACGGCGCAGCGAACGATGCGGTCGTGCGGCTGCTCGCCGACCATTTCGGCATCCCTCAGCGCGATGTCACGATTCTGCGCGGGCATACCTCGCGGATCAAGCGCGTCGAGGTGGACGCGTGA
- a CDS encoding CE1758 family FMN-dependent luciferase-like monooxygenase, whose translation MSENTAPQVQFGLFSVSDITQDPTTGHTPSEAERIQATVTMARHAEQAGLDVFAIGEHHNPPFWSSSPTTTLAYIAAQTERLLLSTATTLITTNDPVKIAEDYAMLQHLSGGRMDLMMGRGNTGPVYPWFGKDIRQGLPLAIENYALLHKLWTEDVVDWDGEFRTSLQGFTSTPRPLDGVAPFVWHGSIRTPEIAEQAAYYGDGFFANNIFWPAEHYQRLIALYRQRWEHYGHGASETAIVGLGGQAFMAKKSQDAVAQFRPYFDNAPVYGHGPTLEDFSQMTPLTVGSPQQVIDRYAGMRDMFGDYQRQLFLMDHAGLPLKTVLEQIDFLGGEVVPVLRKEFAKDRPANTPDGPTHAARVKAVYGDTEPRQARPRANRGDNLSGPNPYQDTAPKAGSAFGAAAVKTGA comes from the coding sequence GTGAGCGAAAACACCGCACCGCAGGTCCAGTTCGGGCTGTTCAGCGTCAGCGACATCACGCAGGATCCGACGACGGGGCACACGCCCAGCGAGGCGGAGCGCATCCAGGCCACCGTCACGATGGCGCGCCATGCCGAACAGGCCGGGCTCGACGTCTTCGCGATCGGCGAGCACCACAACCCGCCGTTCTGGTCGAGCTCGCCCACGACGACCCTCGCGTACATCGCGGCGCAGACCGAGCGGCTCCTCCTGTCGACGGCGACCACGCTGATCACCACGAACGACCCGGTGAAGATCGCCGAGGACTATGCGATGCTGCAGCATCTCTCGGGCGGCCGCATGGACCTCATGATGGGCCGAGGCAACACCGGTCCGGTCTACCCGTGGTTCGGCAAGGACATCCGTCAGGGCCTGCCGCTCGCGATCGAGAACTACGCGCTGCTGCACAAGCTGTGGACCGAGGACGTCGTCGACTGGGACGGTGAGTTCCGCACGTCCCTGCAGGGCTTCACCTCGACCCCGCGCCCGCTCGACGGCGTCGCGCCGTTCGTGTGGCACGGCTCGATCCGCACTCCCGAGATCGCCGAGCAGGCCGCCTACTACGGTGACGGGTTCTTCGCGAACAACATCTTCTGGCCGGCCGAGCACTACCAGCGCCTGATCGCGCTGTACCGCCAGCGGTGGGAGCACTACGGCCACGGCGCGTCCGAGACGGCGATCGTGGGCCTGGGCGGCCAGGCCTTCATGGCGAAGAAGTCGCAGGATGCCGTGGCCCAGTTCCGCCCGTACTTCGACAACGCGCCGGTCTACGGCCACGGCCCGACGCTCGAGGACTTCTCGCAGATGACTCCGCTCACCGTCGGGTCACCGCAGCAGGTCATCGACCGCTACGCCGGCATGCGCGACATGTTCGGCGACTACCAGCGCCAGCTGTTCCTCATGGACCACGCCGGACTGCCGCTGAAGACCGTCCTCGAGCAGATCGACTTCCTCGGCGGCGAGGTCGTGCCCGTGCTGCGCAAGGAGTTCGCGAAGGATCGTCCGGCCAACACCCCCGACGGGCCCACCCACGCCGCCCGTGTGAAGGCGGTCTACGGCGACACCGAGCCCCGCCAGGCCCGCCCCCGCGCCAACCGGGGTGACAACCTCAGCGGCCCGAACCCGTACCAGGACACGGCGCCCAAGGCCGGCTCGGCCTTCGGCGCCGCCGCAGTGAAGACAGGAGCCTGA
- a CDS encoding isopenicillin N synthase family dioxygenase: protein MTDVNLPILDLAQLDAGPEAAARFRDDLRAATHDVGFFYLTGTGVTPELEARLHKTARDFFDLPEADKLEIENVRSPHFRGYTRIGGELTQGKVDWREQIDIGPERDAVTDPDAPDFARLTGPNQWPSAQPELREVVDEWQEHLTGVARKLLRAWAVALGAEENHFEQHFGDPASLLKIVRYPGKEDPTPQQGVGAHKDSGVLTLLWVEPGKGGLQVQRDGEWVDAPSVPGAFVVNTGEMMEYATGGYLIATNHRVISPKYPDDRISAPFFFNPALDAKLPLIELPADLKAQARGITQDPTNPIHSLFGENALKSRLRAHPDVAEIWHADLLAERTAG, encoded by the coding sequence ATGACCGATGTGAACCTGCCGATCCTCGACCTCGCCCAGCTCGACGCCGGGCCCGAAGCCGCCGCCCGCTTCCGCGACGACCTGCGTGCCGCGACGCACGACGTCGGCTTCTTCTACCTGACCGGCACAGGCGTCACCCCCGAACTCGAAGCCCGGCTGCACAAGACCGCGCGGGACTTCTTCGACCTCCCCGAGGCGGACAAGCTCGAGATCGAGAACGTGCGCAGCCCGCACTTCCGCGGCTACACGCGCATCGGCGGCGAGCTGACACAGGGCAAGGTCGACTGGCGCGAGCAGATCGACATCGGACCCGAGCGGGATGCCGTGACCGACCCCGACGCTCCGGACTTCGCCCGGCTCACCGGCCCCAACCAGTGGCCGAGCGCGCAGCCGGAGCTCCGAGAGGTGGTCGACGAGTGGCAGGAGCACCTCACCGGTGTCGCGCGCAAACTGCTGCGCGCGTGGGCGGTGGCACTGGGCGCCGAGGAGAACCACTTCGAGCAGCACTTCGGCGACCCGGCGTCGTTGCTGAAGATCGTCCGCTACCCAGGCAAGGAAGACCCGACCCCGCAGCAGGGCGTCGGCGCGCACAAGGACTCGGGCGTGCTGACCCTCCTGTGGGTCGAGCCGGGCAAGGGCGGCCTGCAGGTGCAGCGTGACGGCGAATGGGTCGATGCCCCCTCGGTCCCGGGTGCCTTCGTCGTGAACACCGGCGAGATGATGGAGTATGCGACCGGCGGCTACCTGATCGCCACGAACCACCGGGTGATCTCGCCGAAGTACCCGGACGACCGCATCTCCGCGCCGTTCTTTTTCAACCCCGCGCTCGATGCAAAGCTGCCGCTGATCGAGCTGCCGGCCGACCTGAAGGCCCAGGCCCGCGGCATCACCCAGGACCCGACGAACCCGATCCACTCGCTGTTCGGCGAGAACGCGCTCAAGTCGCGGCTGCGGGCGCACCCGGACGTCGCCGAGATCTGGCACGCCGATCTGCTGGCCGAGCGCACCGCGGGGTGA
- a CDS encoding FMN reductase translates to MSARRVAVISAGLSNPSSTRMLSDRLAAATLRELEERGIDAQTDTIELRDLAHDITNNLLTGFAPTPLETAINTVVSADAVIAVTPIFSTSYSGLFKSFIDILDPDALTGMPVLIGANAGTARHSLAIDYAIRPLFTYLHAEPVSTGVFAASSDWGAAADAVAPLSARVERGGRELAEAIARRDPVTGTDPFDPANYLGEGRSFGHLLGGLAGE, encoded by the coding sequence ATGAGCGCACGCCGCGTCGCCGTCATCTCCGCCGGGCTGTCGAACCCGTCCTCGACCCGCATGCTCTCCGACCGCCTCGCGGCGGCGACGCTGCGCGAGCTCGAAGAGCGCGGCATCGACGCGCAGACCGATACCATCGAGCTGCGCGACCTCGCCCACGACATCACGAACAACCTGCTCACCGGCTTCGCGCCCACGCCGCTGGAGACGGCCATCAACACGGTCGTGTCGGCCGATGCCGTCATCGCGGTCACGCCGATCTTCTCGACCAGCTATTCGGGGCTGTTCAAGTCGTTCATCGACATCCTCGATCCGGATGCGCTGACCGGGATGCCGGTGCTGATCGGCGCGAACGCCGGCACGGCCCGCCACTCACTGGCGATCGACTACGCGATCCGCCCGCTGTTCACGTACCTGCACGCCGAACCGGTCTCGACCGGGGTGTTCGCCGCATCCAGCGACTGGGGCGCGGCCGCCGACGCTGTCGCACCGCTCAGCGCTCGCGTCGAGCGTGGCGGGCGCGAGCTCGCCGAGGCGATCGCCCGGCGCGACCCGGTGACCGGTACAGACCCCTTCGACCCGGCCAACTACCTCGGCGAGGGCCGCTCGTTCGGCCACCTGCTCGGAGGCCTGGCGGGGGAGTAG
- a CDS encoding DUF222 domain-containing protein, protein MAAGTLASEKKCPVNICKLSSLNEEIFYTNAIDAGSIENMSSPLDPLAGTVGTLRELWSEERIEGADGARLVEINNLLGQARRQLDAATTKVAAEIARQSRPELGSDSLAKQNGFRNANNLLSSTLGTTNGEAFKLVQVGEATAPRLLLTGDTAPAKHPHVAEALSRGRIGTPAAAAIIGLLDRVALRAGVEELDAAEKTLVEQAPGLSVDQLGKLIRRAEAYLDPDGVEPREEELRAQRFFRYREDASGALVFNGKADPEHGAPHRGGAAGDDFGRTRRAESGRCFRRP, encoded by the coding sequence GTGGCAGCCGGTACGCTTGCGTCAGAAAAGAAATGCCCGGTCAACATTTGTAAACTCTCATCACTCAACGAAGAAATCTTCTATACAAATGCCATTGACGCCGGTAGTATAGAGAACATGAGTTCCCCACTTGACCCCCTCGCCGGTACTGTCGGTACGTTGCGCGAGCTGTGGTCGGAGGAGCGCATTGAGGGCGCCGATGGGGCGAGGCTGGTGGAGATCAACAACCTGCTCGGGCAAGCGCGCCGGCAACTCGATGCCGCCACGACGAAAGTGGCGGCAGAGATCGCCCGGCAGTCTCGCCCCGAACTCGGATCCGACAGCCTCGCGAAGCAGAACGGGTTCCGCAACGCGAACAACCTGCTCTCTTCCACTCTGGGCACCACGAACGGCGAGGCGTTCAAGCTGGTGCAGGTGGGCGAGGCTACCGCGCCGCGGCTGCTGTTGACCGGTGACACGGCACCCGCGAAGCATCCGCACGTGGCCGAGGCGCTCTCCCGGGGACGGATCGGAACGCCGGCCGCCGCCGCGATCATCGGGCTGCTCGACAGGGTCGCGTTGCGCGCCGGTGTCGAGGAACTCGATGCGGCCGAGAAGACGCTGGTAGAGCAGGCGCCGGGACTCTCGGTCGATCAGCTGGGCAAGCTCATCCGCCGCGCCGAGGCCTACCTCGATCCCGACGGCGTCGAGCCGCGCGAAGAAGAGCTGCGCGCGCAGCGGTTCTTTCGGTATCGCGAAGACGCGTCGGGCGCGCTCGTGTTCAACGGCAAGGCTGATCCCGAGCACGGGGCCCCCCATCGTGGCGGTGCTGCAGGCGATGACTTCGGCCGAACTCGGCGCGCAGAGAGCGGCCGATGCTTCAGGCGACCCTGA
- the rpsO gene encoding 30S ribosomal protein S15, which yields MALEADVKKAIIEEYATHPGDTGSPEVQVAMLTQRIKDLTEHLKEHKHDHHSRRGLFLLVGQRRRLLGYLQDIDVVRYRTLIEKLGLRR from the coding sequence ATGGCACTGGAAGCAGACGTCAAGAAGGCGATCATCGAAGAGTACGCGACGCACCCCGGTGACACCGGATCCCCCGAGGTGCAGGTCGCGATGCTGACGCAGCGCATCAAGGACCTCACCGAGCACCTCAAGGAGCACAAGCACGACCACCACTCGCGTCGTGGGCTGTTCCTGCTCGTCGGTCAGCGCCGCCGTCTGCTCGGCTACCTCCAGGACATCGACGTCGTGCGTTACCGCACGCTCATCGAGAAGCTGGGGCTCCGCCGCTAA
- a CDS encoding N(5)-(carboxyethyl)ornithine synthase, protein MTIAAPPTLGVIGSSRKPDERRVPIHPGHFERLPDTLRSRLVVEAGYGERFGVMDDVLRPLVGALVPRSEVIAATDIVLLPKPQADDVRELRDGQTLWGWPHLVQDRELTQLAIDKRLTMIAFEAMQHWGSDGAFGLHVFHKNNELAGYCSVLHALQLCGSTGDYGRRLTATVIGFGATARGAVTALRAHGVHDVRVLTNRRTASVASPIHAAQIVQFDHDEAPYSSEVITDDGRVPLAPFLAESDIIVNCTLQDPNHPLLYLRESDLGAFRPGSLIVDVSCDEAMAFEWARPTSFAEPMFTVGASTNYYGVDHSPSYLWNSASWEISEALLGFVPTVMAGADAWSASEAISRAIEIRDGVIQNPAILEFQGRSARAPHTVAEAAIG, encoded by the coding sequence ATGACGATCGCAGCACCCCCGACACTCGGAGTCATCGGCTCATCACGCAAACCGGACGAACGGCGGGTGCCCATCCATCCCGGTCACTTCGAACGTCTGCCCGACACGCTGCGCTCGCGCCTGGTGGTGGAGGCCGGATACGGCGAGCGGTTCGGCGTGATGGACGACGTGCTGCGCCCGCTCGTAGGCGCTCTCGTCCCGCGCAGCGAGGTGATCGCTGCGACCGACATCGTCCTGCTGCCCAAGCCCCAGGCCGACGACGTGCGTGAGCTGCGTGACGGGCAGACGCTGTGGGGATGGCCGCATCTCGTCCAGGATCGCGAGCTGACCCAGCTGGCGATCGACAAGCGCCTCACGATGATCGCGTTCGAGGCGATGCAGCACTGGGGTTCGGACGGCGCCTTCGGTCTGCATGTCTTCCACAAGAACAACGAGCTCGCCGGCTACTGCTCGGTTCTGCACGCACTGCAGCTGTGCGGCTCGACCGGCGACTACGGCCGGCGCCTCACGGCCACCGTGATCGGCTTCGGGGCGACCGCGCGCGGCGCCGTGACCGCGCTGCGCGCACACGGCGTGCACGACGTGCGGGTGCTGACCAATCGCCGCACCGCCTCGGTCGCCTCACCCATCCACGCCGCTCAGATCGTCCAGTTCGATCACGACGAGGCGCCCTACTCGAGCGAGGTCATCACCGACGACGGGCGGGTGCCGCTCGCGCCGTTCCTCGCCGAGAGCGACATCATCGTCAACTGCACCCTGCAGGACCCGAACCATCCGCTGCTGTATCTGCGCGAGAGCGACCTGGGCGCATTCCGCCCGGGCAGCCTGATCGTCGATGTCTCGTGCGACGAGGCGATGGCATTCGAGTGGGCGCGACCCACCAGCTTCGCCGAGCCGATGTTCACGGTCGGGGCCAGCACGAACTACTACGGCGTCGACCACAGCCCCTCGTACCTGTGGAACTCGGCCAGCTGGGAGATCAGCGAAGCGCTCCTCGGCTTCGTGCCGACCGTGATGGCGGGAGCCGATGCGTGGTCGGCGAGCGAGGCCATCAGCCGTGCGATCGAGATCCGGGACGGCGTCATCCAGAATCCTGCCATTCTCGAGTTCCAGGGCCGCAGCGCGCGCGCCCCGCACACGGTGGCGGAAGCGGCGATCGGGTGA
- a CDS encoding 1-phosphofructokinase family hexose kinase — translation MSDVVVFAPSPVLTVTVEEHSAGPDIHVHAGGQGVWQARMLMRLGASVTMCSVITGETGGVVRHLLEEDGVTVAGPTREGRGAAYIHDRRSGAREVVVEADGDALGRHELDELFSATLREGAESGLVILSGPQGDGALDADTYRRLANDLKQAGARVVVDLAGDRLNAALAGGVTVLKVSDEELHDDGLLDDPSHPALLRAMRTLRSRGADTVIVTRASEPLLLLDGEGFLEITPPRLEVADTRGAGDSLTAGIAAGLARGESPREAVTMAAAAGALNVTRHGLGTGDPEAIAQLRKEVTTRVIDDQSESDMPQPDTGRVSPDGLAALAQPDDEEAER, via the coding sequence ATGAGCGATGTCGTCGTATTCGCCCCTTCGCCCGTCCTCACCGTGACGGTCGAGGAGCATTCCGCCGGGCCAGACATCCACGTGCACGCAGGCGGGCAGGGGGTGTGGCAGGCCCGAATGCTCATGCGGCTCGGGGCATCGGTGACGATGTGCAGCGTGATCACCGGCGAGACCGGCGGCGTGGTGCGCCATCTGCTCGAGGAAGACGGCGTGACCGTCGCCGGCCCCACTCGTGAGGGCCGGGGTGCCGCATACATCCACGACCGCCGCAGCGGCGCCAGAGAGGTGGTCGTCGAAGCCGACGGCGACGCGCTCGGACGGCATGAGCTCGACGAGCTGTTCAGCGCGACACTGCGCGAGGGCGCGGAGTCGGGCCTGGTGATCCTCAGCGGCCCGCAGGGCGACGGCGCGCTCGATGCCGACACGTACCGCCGGCTCGCCAACGATCTGAAGCAGGCCGGCGCGCGCGTCGTCGTCGACCTGGCCGGCGACCGGCTGAATGCTGCCCTCGCCGGCGGCGTCACCGTACTCAAGGTCAGCGACGAGGAGCTTCACGATGACGGCTTGCTCGACGACCCCTCACATCCCGCGCTGCTGCGCGCCATGCGCACCTTGCGCTCCCGCGGCGCCGACACGGTCATCGTGACGCGGGCCAGCGAGCCGCTGCTGCTGCTCGACGGCGAGGGATTCCTCGAGATCACCCCGCCGCGGCTCGAAGTGGCCGACACACGCGGTGCGGGCGATTCGCTCACCGCGGGCATCGCCGCCGGTCTCGCACGCGGTGAGTCGCCGCGCGAGGCGGTGACGATGGCCGCAGCGGCTGGCGCGCTGAACGTCACGCGTCACGGCCTCGGCACCGGCGACCCGGAGGCGATCGCCCAGCTCCGCAAGGAGGTCACCACGCGCGTGATCGATGACCAGAGCGAGAGTGACATGCCCCAGCCCGACACCGGCCGGGTGAGCCCCGATGGCCTCGCCGCGCTGGCGCAGCCCGACGACGAGGAGGCGGAGCGGTGA